A stretch of the Macrobrachium nipponense isolate FS-2020 chromosome 23, ASM1510439v2, whole genome shotgun sequence genome encodes the following:
- the LOC135201685 gene encoding LOW QUALITY PROTEIN: protein BTG4-like (The sequence of the model RefSeq protein was modified relative to this genomic sequence to represent the inferred CDS: deleted 1 base in 1 codon), translating to MKEEISAAVCFISKLIRRNSNEDEEKIEKFEQCLEELLRDRFSTHWHPSQPWRGQGYRCLRLNENTRREPMIERAAKECGLNYDRLNLPVELTIWVDPEEVCCRFGEHKGSCCTIASFKDGNKENNIDKFDFSEIERPSSTPSGMVKSAGVLRERTFNNCNNSSPPSSTQSTPTKRKSFSPTHSVYNYKNQNSGRGGTGSPGRGNGGLREKRHFDNNFHFNGNPHHLPQPPHHSSHANGSYSPPFYKTQSWLNLSQTPPPPPPTAHLPMFSSAGFIYPPTPAPHYTHSPSHYNRSPPHMGSAQKFKWNSGSYLRNDRHQWYGQRVLARV from the exons ATGAAAGAAGAAATTTCTGCTGCAGTATGCTTCATTTCTAAACTCATCCGCCGGAATTCCAATGAAGatgaggaaaaaattgaaaagtttgAGCAATGTCTGGAAGAACTGTTGAGGGATAGGTTTAGCACTCACTGGCATCCCAGTCAACCTTGGAGAGGACAAGGATATAGGTGTTTAAG acTAAATGAAAATACAAGAAGAGAGCCAATGATTGAGAGGGCTGCAAAAGAGTGTGGGTTAAATTACGATCGCCTTAATCTACCAGTCGAATTGACGATATGGGTTGATCCAGAGGAAGTGTGCTGTAGATTTGGAGAGCACAAGGGTTCTTGTTGTACCATTGCATCGTTCAAGGatggaaacaaagaaaacaacaTCGATAAGTTTGACTTTTCAGAAATAGAACGCCCAAGTTCTACCCCATCTGGCATGGTCAAG TCAGCGGGAGTGTTACGAGAACGCACCTTCAATAACTGTAATAATTCAAGTCCTCCATCAAGCACTCAGTCTACCCCTACGAAGAGGAAATCCTTCAGCCCTACTCACTCAGTGTACAACTACAAGAACCAGAACTCTGGAAGAGGTGGCACAGGTTCTCCTGGAAGAGGAAATGGAGGCCTGAGAGAAAAAAgacattttgataataatttccattTCAATGGTAAC CCACACCACCTTCCACAGCCTCCTCATCATAGTTCTCATGCCAATGGGTCCTACTCTCCTCCCTTCTACAAAACTCAGTCTTGGCTTAACTTGAGTCAGAcacctcccccacctcctccAACTGCGCATCTTCCCATGTTTAGTTCTGCTGGATTCATCTACCCTCCAACACCTGCTCCTCATTACACTCACAGTCCATCTCATTACAACCGTTCTCCTCCTCACATGGGATCTGCCCAGAAGTTTAAATGGAACAGTGGCAGTTACCTGCGTAACGATCGCCATCAGTGGTATGGACAGAGGGTGTTGGCTAGGGTTTAA